The genomic DNA TTTGATGGGGCGTGGGATCGTTCCCACGACCGACGACTTCGGCGTTTTGGGGCAGCGCCCGACACACCCCGAACTGCTCGATTATTTAGCGACGCGGTTCCGCTCCGATGGTCAGAGCCTCAAGCGATTGATCCGGTATGTCGTTTTGTCGAGGACCTATCAAATGTCCAGCAACGCCGACCCGACGGCTGTCGCTGCCGATCCCAAAAATTTGCTGTGGCATCATCGTTGGCCGAAGCGGTTGGAAGGGGAAGCCATTCGCGACGCGTTGTTGTCCGTTTCGGGGAGGCTGAATGAACAGATGTTTGGCGAACCGATTCCGATCCATTTGACGGGATTTATGGATGGTCGTGGACGACCGGGAGTCAGCGGACCATTGGATGGCGAGGGGCGACGTTCGATTTACATTTCCGTTCGACGAAACTTCTTGTCGCCGTTCATGCTTACGTTCGATACTCCGGTACCGTTTAGTGCGATGGGACGTCGCAACGTTTCCAACGTCCCAGCCCAGGCGTTGATTTTGATGAATGATCCAATGGTTGTTCAGCAGGCCGAGCTGTGGGCGCAGCGAACGGTGAAAACTTTTCCGGATGCCGCGGATCCGAATCTTGATCGTCAACGCGTGGTTTGGATGTATCAAATGGCATTTGCAAGGCAGCCGACGCCGCGTGAGTTGGATTTGGCGATGCAGTTTCTCAAGACGGAAGCGGCCACCGGTTCGCAAGATGATCTCGTCCTTTGGGCGGATCTGGCGCATGCATTGATCAACACCAAGGAGTTTATCTTCCTCAAATGAACTCTCCATACCAATATCCGTGCCAGCGGCAGCAGCCGCAGGCGACGTCCCGCCGAGAGATGCTTTTGCGTAGCGCCAACGGTTTTGGTGCCGTTGCGCTCGCAGCCTTGTCGGCCGATCGATCGTTTGCCAGCGACGCCCCAGCAACCGCGTCGCTGGGCAAACCTCTGCATGGATTGCACCACCGGCCGCGCGCCAAAAACGTGATCTTCTTGTACATGGACGGCGGGCCGTCGCAAGTCGACACGTTTGACCCCAAGCCGCTGTTGACCAAGTTCAACGGTCGGGATCCGGGCGAGTTTTTTGACGTGGAACCGACTCAATTCAACAACACGGGCAAGGTCTTGGGGAGTCCGTGGAAATTTTCACAGCACGGGGAAACTGGGATTCCGGTCAGCGAATTGTTTCCTCATGTGGCGACCTGCGCCGATGAGCTGTCCGTGATTCGGTCGATGGTTTCGGAGTTTCCCGAACACACGTTTGCGAATTACTTTCTGCACACCGGCAGCGGTTTGCAAGGGCGACCAAGCATGGGGGCTTGGGTGAACTATGGCTTGGGCAGCGAATGCCAAAACCTACCCGGGTTCGTTGTGATCAACGGAGGGTTGATTCCTCCGGGAGGACTCGATTGTTTTGGCAGCGGATTTCTGCCGGCCAGCTACCAAGGTTCGGTTTTCAAACCTTCGGGTTCGGCCGTTGCGAACATCCAACGCACCGAAAGTTCCGCCGAAACGCAGATGCGAAAGCTGGCGCTGGTGCGCGGATTGGACGACATGGCCGTCGAACAATTTGGTCATCACGACAGCTTGGAATCAGCAATCCAGAACTACGAACTTGCCTATCAGATGCAGATGGCGGTTCCGGAATTGATGTCGTTGAGCGATGAGTCGGCTTCGGTACAGACGATGTATGGTATGGATTCCGATTACGGACCCACCAAGACCTACGCGGCGCAGTGCCTTCTTGCCCGACGGCTTGTTGAACGTGGCGTGCGCTTCATTGAACTGACCTGCCCGGCGGTAGGCGGCGATCGCTGGGATCAGCACAACAACTTGAAACAGGGGCATGAAAATAACGCGCGCGCCGTCGATCAGCCTATCGCGGCCCTCTTAAAGGATCTGCGACAACGTGGCATGTTGGACGAAACGTTGGTTGTTTGGGCTGGTGAATTTGGACGCACTCCGTTCGCCCAAGGGAAGAACGGTCGGGACCACAACCCGCAAGGCT from Rosistilla carotiformis includes the following:
- a CDS encoding DUF1501 domain-containing protein, with product MLLRSANGFGAVALAALSADRSFASDAPATASLGKPLHGLHHRPRAKNVIFLYMDGGPSQVDTFDPKPLLTKFNGRDPGEFFDVEPTQFNNTGKVLGSPWKFSQHGETGIPVSELFPHVATCADELSVIRSMVSEFPEHTFANYFLHTGSGLQGRPSMGAWVNYGLGSECQNLPGFVVINGGLIPPGGLDCFGSGFLPASYQGSVFKPSGSAVANIQRTESSAETQMRKLALVRGLDDMAVEQFGHHDSLESAIQNYELAYQMQMAVPELMSLSDESASVQTMYGMDSDYGPTKTYAAQCLLARRLVERGVRFIELTCPAVGGDRWDQHNNLKQGHENNARAVDQPIAALLKDLRQRGMLDETLVVWAGEFGRTPFAQGKNGRDHNPQGFTIWMAGGGVRAGSIFGATDEFGYKAIENRLEIHDLHATMLHLLGVDHTRSTFRFGGRDMRLTDVKGHVVKDVILST